A single Lactuca sativa cultivar Salinas chromosome 8, Lsat_Salinas_v11, whole genome shotgun sequence DNA region contains:
- the LOC128127874 gene encoding uncharacterized protein LOC128127874: protein MQIGIVVSYVRWIYHGESYDTSDDDISIDEVDGANDDLNDDDLDEMLNNIGQILHLKTTSGWSIKSFDALLDIFRKALPTPSLVPKNFYEAKKYICDLGFQGEKIHACVKDCVLYRKDYASHTHYPNDDCKEPRFSGNDLKVPRKVLRYFPLKPRLQRLFIDKQVACDMRWHKEKRVDDDNIVRHPADTEAWKHLDKEFPSFSIDPRNIRLGLATDGFNPFGNNSHSIWPVFVVPYNLPPWKCPLSPGINIHVYLQPLIDELNELWVGVNAYDALRNETFTLRAALLWTINNFPAYGMLSGWSVKGYNACPTCIDETSSRYLTHSKKMCYMGHRRFLPASNKWRRDKKNFDGTVDMREPLTPKSRNEILAYIDMFSNSRQRKSKEDRQGWKKKSVFFKLPYWAKLKLRHNTDIMHYVKNVTESLTATLFNIKNKTKDTWKSRKDLMDEGLKKGLRLQPDGNSFIMPMACYHLTKEEKRKILDVLKSLKFPDGFASNISRCIKGGGGGGFQLSHMKSHDFYVFIQRLLPLSIRGCLTKEVRLVLYELSEFF, encoded by the exons ATGCAAATTGGAATTGTTGTTAGTTATGTTAGGTGGATATATCATGGTGAGTCATATGATACATCGGATGATGATATATCTATTGATGAAGTTGATGGGGCTAATGATGACTTAAATGATGATGACCTTGATGAGATGTTAAATAACATAGGTCAAA TTTTACATCTAAAGACAACAAGTGGTTGGTCCATCAAATCATTTGATGCTTTGCTTGATATATTTAGAAAAGCCTTGCCAACTCCATCATTAGTCCCAAAGAATTTTTATGAAGCAaaaaaatacatatgtgatttGGGTTTTCAAGGAGAAAAAATTCATGCATGTGTTAAAGACTGTGTTCTTTATCGGAAAGATTATGCGTCTCATACCCACTACCCAAATGACGATTGCAAAGAGCCTCGATTTAGCGGAAATGATTTGAAAGTACCACGAAAGGTGCTTCGATACTTTCCTCTCAAACCTAGACTTCAAAGATTGTTTATTGACAAACAAGTCGCTTGTGACATGAGATGGCATAAGGAAAAACGAGTCGATGATGATAATATAGTTAGACATCCTGCGGATACTGAAGCTTGGAAACATCTTGATAAAGAGTTTCCTTCATTCTCTATTGATCCACGTAATATACGATTAGGGTTGGCAACAGATGGATTCAATCCATTTGGTAACAATTCGCATAGCATATGGCCTGTCTTTGTTGTACCGTACAATTTGCCACCATGGAAGT GTCCCTTATCACCTGGCATTAATATTCATGTCTACCTTCAACCTCTAATTGACGAACTAAATGAGTTATGGGTTGGTGTAAATGCTTACGATGCACTTAGAAACGAAACCTTTACATTACGAGCAGCCCTTTTGTGGACAATAAATAATTTTCCAGCATATGGTATGCTCTCTGGTTGGAGTGTTAAGGGTTACAATGCTTGTCCTACATGTATTGATGAAACATCATCTCGTTACTTGACTCATAGTAAAAAAAtgtgctatatgggtcatcgaaGATTCTTGCCAGCCTCAAACAAATGGCGTAGGGATAAAAAGAACTTTGATGGGACGGTAGATATGCGGGAACCATTGACACCAAAGTCTAGAAATGAAATTTTGGCTTACATTGATATGTTTTCTAACTCAAGACAACGTAAGTCTAAAGAGGACAGACAAGGATGGAAAAAGAAAAGTGTGTTCTTTAAGCTTCCATATTGGGCTAAACTAAAATTAAGACACAACACTGATATCATGCATTATGTTAAGAATGTGACGGAAAGCTTGACGGCCACATTGTTCAATATTAAGAATAAAACAAAGGACACATGGAAATCTCGCAAGGATTTGATGGATGAAGGTTTAAAGAAGGGCTTACGTTTACAACCAGATGGCAATTCATTTATAATGCCTATGGCTTGCTACCACTTGACAAAGGAAGAGAAACGAAAGATATTAGATGTCTTGAAGTCACTTAAGTTCCCGGATGGATTTGCCTCGAATATATCTAGATGcattaaagggggggggggggggggcttccAGTTGTCACACATGAAAAGTCACGACTTTTATGTTTTCATCCAACGATTGTTGCCTTTATCAATTAGGGGTTGTTTGACAAAGGAAGTTCGACTTGTGTTGTACGAACTCAGCGAGTTTTTCTAG